The genomic interval GTCAAAATTTTTCGATGGCAGAAAATGATTCTGGTAGTAAAGTTTCAGCTGAAATTATAATGGATACATTAGGGATAGATTATACCAAAATGAATTTGTACTATTTCGGGTATAATCAAAGTGCAGTTGCATTACAACAAGGTAAAATCAAAGGTATGAATACTCCAGCAGGAGCACCTGTTGCTGCTGTGACATCAGTGTGCAATGCAATGGGTCCACTCAAAGTATCTTTGTTGGAATTTAGTGATATAGATTTAGAAAAGATTCAAAAACAATTCCCCATTTGGAAACGTTATGTTATCAAAGCGAACACCTATCCTAGGCAAACCAAAGATATTAATACGATTGCTCAATCTAATCTTCTCATTACCGATGTTGATACTCCTGAGGATATTGTCTACCTTGTGACGAAGACATTATACGAGAATCTCTCTTTTTTTAATTCTGTTAATAAAGGCACCATCTCTCTTTCACTCCAAAATGCCATAGATGGACTCAATATTCCTTTACACAAGGGAGCTATTCGTTACTATCAAGAAATGGGTATCACGATACCTTCCCATCTTTTACATGTAAGCCCATAGTCTCTTAGAATTCTCTCAAAAAAATGCTTTCTACACTCTTTTTTTAAGAGATTGTTGATAGAGCAAAACAGTAAACTTTCCTTAGATAAAATTTAACGTAGGAGGTTATGGTGTTTAGTAGAAAGAAAATGGTTTTTATACTTCTTGCTTTGGCTGCGATGCTTTCCATGATTTATCTCACTCCCGAAATGGTTGGATTGAGTTATAAAGGAAAAGTAGCGCTTGGGGTTGGCATCTTTGCCATTATAGTGTGGATTACCCAAGCACTTGATGATGCACAGAGTGGTTTTTTAATCATTACTTTCTTAGTTCTTTTTGGGGCAGGAAAAATGGGAGAAGCACTGATTGGTTACTCTTCAACGGGAGTCTGGATTGTCGTGCTTGGCATGATTATGGCTGCTTGTATGGGTGATAGTGGGCTTTCTAAAAGGCTTGCCTTAGTTGTTGTGAGTAAAATAGGTAAATCGGCGACCAATTTATATTGGGCGATTTCGCTAGTTACGCTTGTTATGACCTTTTTTATCCCTTCCCTTGCAGCGAAAACCCTTTTAGTTTTGCCAATTGTTACCTCTATGGGATTAGCTTTCGGTGCAGAAAAAGGGGAAAGTTCTTTAGTGAAAGGTTTGATTTATATTGTCACCATTGCTGGCACGATGTACTGTATGGGCATCATGACTTCTCACGCCGCAAATCCAATATCTGTAAGTCTTTTAAAGAATGCTACGGGCATTGAAGTAGGTTGGATGGAATGGTTTAAAATCGGTATGCCTCCTGCATTGCTCATGGGTTTAATTGCAACGTATATTATTATTAAGTTGTTTCCACCAGATATTATAGATATATCCGCTGGTCGTGATGTGATGAAAAAGCAATTGAGTGCTATGGGGAAAATGAGCTCCAAAGAGATTTATGCTTTTATCATTTTTATCGCAACACTTCTTTTGTGGGCTACAGATAAACTTCATGGATTAGATACTGCTCTTGTTGCTTTGCTTGCCGTTACCGCCATGATAGCACCGGTTCCTGCTCAACTGATGACATGGAAGGAAGCCGAGAGAAAAGTTCCTTGGAATGTCTTTATTGTTTACGGTGCGGGTTTATCTATGGGTTCGTTATTGGTTAAAACAGGAGCCGCTACATGGCTTGCAAGTACATTTTTTCATCCTTTGTTAAATTTGGATGTTAGACTGCAAGTTGTCATTTTCATTTGGCTTATGCTTGCTCTTCAGGTTTTATTTACTGGTGCTGGTCCAAAAACAACTGCCCTTACACCCGTGGTAATTGCCCATGCGATTGCCATTGCGGCACTTCCAGCCAATGCGGGTATGCAAGTCACAGCGTTCGTCATTCTAATCAGTATGAATATGCTACATCAATATCTACTCCCTGTCTCCAATCTCCCCAATATCATTGGTCTAGCCACAGGAGAAATCACTTCTAATGAGTTGATTAAAGTCGGTGCAGTTATGAGTTTATTTGGTGCTGTGTTTAGTACTATTATGGTCTACACCTATTGGAGTTGGATAGGTTTATTTTAAATCATAAAATGAAATTATCAATATTTGTTGCTAAAGAAGATAAAAGGCTAAAAATGTTTAAAGAATTAAGTCTATTAAGGAAGAACGCAAGA from Sulfurospirillum multivorans DSM 12446 carries:
- a CDS encoding TAXI family TRAP transporter solute-binding subunit, which encodes MILKFLCTFLLLILSLTTILQASINPKKYVIATASTGGTFYPVGVGLAKLLSLKLNEKESMSFLAISSDGSFDNVRMLENKEVNFAMIQGLCGMMAWNGTHVYHNKPYKNLRSVSLLWQNVEHFMVRKEIATTGNILDLKNLYGQNFSMAENDSGSKVSAEIIMDTLGIDYTKMNLYYFGYNQSAVALQQGKIKGMNTPAGAPVAAVTSVCNAMGPLKVSLLEFSDIDLEKIQKQFPIWKRYVIKANTYPRQTKDINTIAQSNLLITDVDTPEDIVYLVTKTLYENLSFFNSVNKGTISLSLQNAIDGLNIPLHKGAIRYYQEMGITIPSHLLHVSP
- a CDS encoding SLC13 family permease, whose amino-acid sequence is MVFSRKKMVFILLALAAMLSMIYLTPEMVGLSYKGKVALGVGIFAIIVWITQALDDAQSGFLIITFLVLFGAGKMGEALIGYSSTGVWIVVLGMIMAACMGDSGLSKRLALVVVSKIGKSATNLYWAISLVTLVMTFFIPSLAAKTLLVLPIVTSMGLAFGAEKGESSLVKGLIYIVTIAGTMYCMGIMTSHAANPISVSLLKNATGIEVGWMEWFKIGMPPALLMGLIATYIIIKLFPPDIIDISAGRDVMKKQLSAMGKMSSKEIYAFIIFIATLLLWATDKLHGLDTALVALLAVTAMIAPVPAQLMTWKEAERKVPWNVFIVYGAGLSMGSLLVKTGAATWLASTFFHPLLNLDVRLQVVIFIWLMLALQVLFTGAGPKTTALTPVVIAHAIAIAALPANAGMQVTAFVILISMNMLHQYLLPVSNLPNIIGLATGEITSNELIKVGAVMSLFGAVFSTIMVYTYWSWIGLF